CGCGGCGGGCCCCGGTTTCACGCTGGTTGAGCAGGGTCAGCAACCGTCCCTGATGGGCGATCTCCCGGACGGCCGCGGTGCGTACGACCTGAAGTTCGGAGTGATAGAGGACCCGGGCATCGTCATAGACCTCACGGTCCGCAGGGCTCAGCGACTGCCACCGCTGTTCTGGCAGCAGCGGGAAGTCCGCCGGATCGGCATCGACGAACTGACGCCATCCGGTGAGCTGGGTGGTGGGGTCCCGCCGGATCTCCAGCAGGTCCACGGCGTCCTGTCCTTTCGGCCCCGGAGTGCTCACCACCACGTCTCGGCCTCCTTGCGGGCGTCGAAGATTCCCAGCGGAACCACATCTGCGAGGCCGTCCTCGTTCTGCGCTGCCTCGGGCGCGGGCTCCTCGGCGGGCTCGGGCTCGGCCGGCCGGGGCCAGGAAGGAGTACTCGTGGCCCGGGTGCGGGCGGCGACCTTGCGGTCCTTGCGACTGCGTCCCGAAGATCGGGGCGTTGTGCCCTGCGGGCCGTCGGCAGCCCGGTCCAGGAGGTCGACCGCGGCCCGAGCGATCTCCTCCTCGGTGACAGGGTCGGCGCCGCGCTGGGCAAGGACGCGGCGGGCGTGGTCCCAGGCCAGCTCGCCCATCGGAGTCGGGGCGGTGCGAAGGTGCCGCCAGAGCGCCATGATCCAGGTCCCCTCGCGGTGATTGCGTACCCATATGCGTGAGATGTCGTAGGGGTCGTAGCGGACCTCCCACCGCTTGCCGTCGGCCCCGGCGCCGGACGGCTGCCGGCGGAACGGGGTCAACTCCGGACTGTCGTAGGTGCGGTGGCCCAGACGGACGCCGTAGGAGTTGATGACCCGGAACTCCCTCGGCAGCAGCCCGATGTACTCCTCGGCGCTGAGCGCGACCGGGACGTGTCCGGCCGCGGCGATCAGGGCGGCGTACTTCTCGTTCGGGCTCAGTGCGTTGTGGCAAACCGGATCTCGTTCGAAGCCCGCGGTGCGGGTGATCATTCGGACAGAGATGCCGGTGCGGTCGTGGGCATAGAGAAACGGGCCCCTTGGTAGTGACGTGGTTGTTGAGGCCGGTCACGAGCAAGGAGGCCCGTTGTCGGACGAGTTGACCATCTCTGCTGTGCCTGCGTCCACTGCGGTCACCCTTGGGTGTGACTGCTACGTGCACCGGTTCGGTTCGATCGCTGCGGGGCGGCGGGCAGGCTGCTATCCGAGTGACATGACGGACGCGGAGTGGGCCGAGGTCCGCTCCGTGATGCCGGTGCCGGCCTGGCTCCTGAAGCGGGGCGGGCGTCCGGAGGCGTTTTGCCATCGCGAGATGCTCGACGCGGTGCGCTACCTCGTCGACAACGGTGTGAAGTGGACGGCTCTGCCGGTCGACTTCCCGTACTGGCGGGCGGTCTACGATTTCTTCCGCCGCTGGCGGTCCTACGACTACGTGCGTGAGCTGTACGAACGCCTGCGACGCTCGGCGAGGGAACGCACGGGCCGCAACGCCGAGCCCAGTGGGGGGATCATCGACAGTCAGTCGGTGGACGCCTCCGAAACCGTCGGTGAGGACAGTCGCGGATACGACGGGGGCAAGTCATGTGACGGCCGCAAGCGCCACATCCTGACCGACACAGAGGGCCTGCTCCTGGAGGTCACCGTGACCACAGCGGATGTGCATGACTCCAAGGCCGCCCCGGCGCTGCTGGAGGCATTCATGGAACAGCCGGGCCGACTGCTAATACTGGTGTGGGTCGACAGCGCCTACCAGGGTCCGGCGCTGGCGAAGGCGTTCGCCCGCCACGGGGTGCGGATCGAGGTCGTGCGCCGGTCCGACGGACAACGCGGATTTGTCGTACTGGCCCGCAGGTGGGTGGTGGAGCGAACGCTGAGCTGGCTCTCCCGCTCACGCCGCCTCAACCGCGACCACGAACGCCGCCCCGATCACCACCAGCAGATGGTGTGGTGGGCCGCCGTGATCAGGCTGTCGAGGCGCCTGGCCGCAGACGCTCCGCGCTGGCCGGAGAAGCGTCCCGAGCGACTGCTCCCGGCGCCGGCGTGAACCGCCCGTCCTCCGCCCGCAGCAGCCAGCCCCGCTTCTCCAGCGCATAGGCACGGTGACGGATCTTCTCCACCTCGTTCTTGATCTCCGCCTCCCGGCCCACCGCCCGGGTCAGCTCCACCCCGTTCACCGGCCCCGAAGCGGCCACCACCGCGGCGAACACCTCCCGATACACGCCGTTGAGCACCTCCTCACCGATGCCCGGCCGCCACACCGGCGGCCGCCCACCATGCACCGGGCCTGAACCGTTCGGTCCCCCAGTGGCAGCCACCTCACCACCAGACAGCACAGAAACCGGCGTATTCACCGCGCTCTCCTCGGCCAGCACCGACACCAGCTCCTCACGCCCCACCCGGGCCCGCTCGACCCGCTCCCGCGCGGCATCCACCTCCGCCTGAGCCTGCTCGAGGACCTCCGTCCAGGACTCCAGCTCCTGCCTCGCCCGCGCCTCACGCCGCTCCATCAACCCCAGCACCGACGGCATCACAACCTCCTCGATCAACAACAAGCCGTCCGCTGCCTGCCCCTACCCCTCCACGATCACACCCCGCACACGAAGAAGCCCCTGCTCATCGAACAGGGACTCCCTTTGCCACAACGCACTCAGCGCCTTGCCCGGCATCAGCGGATCGCGCAGCCCGTCGTGCGGCCGCATCTGCCAGTGGACGATCCATTCCTGCAGCAGTTCCTGGAGCTGGTGGATCGTCCAGAGAGCCTCCGCGGCCGGATCGGTCCCCCGATGTTCCGTGCTGCGGCCTTTGTAGCCGGGCAGGTGCTGGACGAACATCGTGGCCACGGACTGAAGCGTCCGCTCGATATGGGGCTTGTCCGTCGGGGTGTCAGGGTGTGCGGGCTGGAAGGAGATGCCCAGCGACTGGCAGGCGGAGCGGAACGTGTCGGAGATGTAGGCCTTGCCCCGGT
This sequence is a window from Streptomyces sp. NBC_01217. Protein-coding genes within it:
- a CDS encoding Mu transposase C-terminal domain-containing protein, with amino-acid sequence MITRTAGFERDPVCHNALSPNEKYAALIAAAGHVPVALSAEEYIGLLPREFRVINSYGVRLGHRTYDSPELTPFRRQPSGAGADGKRWEVRYDPYDISRIWVRNHREGTWIMALWRHLRTAPTPMGELAWDHARRVLAQRGADPVTEEEIARAAVDLLDRAADGPQGTTPRSSGRSRKDRKVAARTRATSTPSWPRPAEPEPAEEPAPEAAQNEDGLADVVPLGIFDARKEAETWW
- a CDS encoding IS5 family transposase, producing MTDAEWAEVRSVMPVPAWLLKRGGRPEAFCHREMLDAVRYLVDNGVKWTALPVDFPYWRAVYDFFRRWRSYDYVRELYERLRRSARERTGRNAEPSGGIIDSQSVDASETVGEDSRGYDGGKSCDGRKRHILTDTEGLLLEVTVTTADVHDSKAAPALLEAFMEQPGRLLILVWVDSAYQGPALAKAFARHGVRIEVVRRSDGQRGFVVLARRWVVERTLSWLSRSRRLNRDHERRPDHHQQMVWWAAVIRLSRRLAADAPRWPEKRPERLLPAPA